One uncultured Tolumonas sp. genomic window carries:
- a CDS encoding tetratricopeptide repeat protein, which translates to MVRIVFLAANGSVMLQGSTQMNITHDTDFEGLDIAMLALMVAEDVQEQPVLIDGLQRLRQLRTAIRPYVTACDIKQRRQQLLHAFYHELQFAGDWEHYYAAENCLLDNVLTQRSGLPITLGIVLMHLANSVEIPVRGVCFPGNFLLLFPEDTPVFIDPFTGEEWDAAQRSLMLRATLGDLTTMDSKYTKEADQRQILLRLLSVTKACMLQSRRLPEALRASEVLLKMNPDDPYEIRDRGLVYEQLECPQLAANDYSYFIEQCPQDPVAAVLKVQLAFLDHGATTLH; encoded by the coding sequence GTGGTCAGGATCGTGTTTCTGGCGGCCAATGGTTCGGTGATGTTGCAAGGTAGTACGCAAATGAACATTACACATGATACTGATTTTGAAGGTTTAGATATTGCGATGCTGGCACTGATGGTGGCAGAAGATGTGCAAGAGCAGCCCGTATTGATCGATGGCTTGCAACGGTTACGTCAGCTGCGCACAGCGATTCGTCCATATGTGACGGCATGTGATATCAAACAACGCCGCCAGCAATTACTGCATGCGTTTTATCATGAGCTGCAGTTTGCGGGTGACTGGGAACATTATTATGCGGCAGAAAATTGTCTGCTGGATAATGTGTTGACCCAGCGCAGTGGCTTGCCGATCACCTTAGGTATCGTGTTAATGCATCTGGCGAACTCGGTAGAAATACCGGTACGTGGTGTCTGTTTCCCTGGTAATTTTTTACTGCTGTTTCCAGAAGATACACCGGTATTTATCGATCCGTTTACCGGTGAAGAGTGGGATGCAGCTCAGCGCTCATTAATGTTACGAGCAACGTTGGGTGATTTGACGACAATGGACAGCAAATACACCAAAGAAGCGGATCAACGTCAGATTTTATTGCGCTTATTGAGTGTCACCAAAGCCTGTATGCTCCAAAGCCGTCGTTTGCCGGAAGCGTTACGGGCCAGTGAAGTATTATTGAAAATGAACCCGGATGATCCGTATGAAATTCGAGATCGGGGTTTAGTGTATGAACAATTAGAATGCCCGCAATTGGCGGCCAACGATTATTCATATTTTATTGAACAATGTCCGCAAGATCCGGTCGCTGCTGTGCTGAAAGTGCAGCTGGCTTTTCTGGATCATGGCGCAACAACTTTGCACTGA
- the kdsA gene encoding 3-deoxy-8-phosphooctulonate synthase, producing MKQKVVQFNGINVANDQPFVLFGGMNVLESRDLAMSICETYVTVTEKLGIPLVFKASWDKANRSSVHSYRGPGMEEGLRIFEELKKTFGVSLITDVHETWQAKPISEVVDVLQLPAFLARQTDLVEALAKTGNVVNVKKPQFLSPGQVKNIVEKFAECGNERVILCERGVNFGYDNLVVDMLGFGVMKNASQGSPVIFDVTHALQCRDPLGAASGGRRQQVVDLARAGMAVGLAGLFIEAHPDPDHARCDGPSALPLDKLEPFLQQMKAIDDLVKNFAPLEIS from the coding sequence ATGAAACAGAAAGTCGTTCAGTTTAACGGGATCAATGTTGCGAACGATCAGCCATTCGTGCTGTTCGGTGGCATGAATGTATTGGAATCGCGCGATCTGGCGATGTCGATCTGCGAAACCTATGTCACCGTGACTGAAAAACTGGGCATTCCTCTGGTATTTAAAGCCAGCTGGGACAAAGCCAATCGCTCTTCTGTTCACTCCTACCGTGGCCCCGGTATGGAAGAAGGTTTACGTATTTTTGAAGAGTTGAAAAAAACTTTCGGCGTCAGCCTCATCACCGATGTGCATGAAACATGGCAGGCCAAACCGATCAGCGAAGTAGTGGATGTGCTGCAATTACCGGCATTTCTGGCGCGTCAGACTGATCTGGTTGAAGCGCTGGCGAAAACTGGCAACGTAGTGAATGTGAAAAAACCACAATTCCTAAGCCCGGGTCAGGTGAAAAATATCGTTGAAAAGTTCGCTGAGTGCGGTAATGAACGCGTGATCTTGTGTGAGCGCGGTGTGAATTTCGGTTATGACAATCTGGTTGTCGATATGCTGGGTTTTGGCGTGATGAAAAATGCCAGCCAAGGCAGCCCGGTTATTTTCGACGTCACCCACGCGCTGCAGTGTCGTGATCCGCTGGGTGCTGCCTCTGGTGGCCGTCGTCAACAGGTGGTTGATCTGGCGCGTGCCGGTATGGCGGTTGGTCTGGCTGGTCTGTTTATCGAAGCGCATCCTGATCCGGATCATGCGCGTTGTGACGGCCCAAGTGCTTTGCCGCTGGATAAACTGGAGCCATTCCTGCAGCAGATGAAAGCGATTGATGATTTAGTGAAAAATTTTGCGCCGCTGGAAATCAGCTAA